The Geomonas agri genome contains the following window.
CGCCCAGATCCTGCTCGTGCAAAAGCGTACCGACGACGCGATCGCCGAGGTGAAGAAGGTCCTCTCTACCGACGACGGCAACGCCACGGCGCACAACCTTTTGGGTAGCGCCTACGTGCTCCAAGGGGAGTTCGCGGAAGGGATGCGGGAGCTGGACCGGGCTACCAGGCTCGACCCCCGGCAGGCGAGTGCGCATCTAAGGAAGGGGGCGCTCTATTTCAGCAGGGGTAAGGAGGCCGAAGGGGAGAGCGAGCTTTTGAGCGCGGTGAAGGCTGCGCCCGACGCCCTCACCGGCAGGCTTATCCTTGCCTCCCACTACAGGGGGCAGGGAAAGAACGAGAAGGCCGTTGCGCTGCTCAAGGCGGGGCTAACCGGCGGCAGGGGGGACGCCCCCCTGTACAACGCGCTGGCCGCGCTGCAGCTTTCCGCCGGGAAAAAGGGGGAGGCTGTCGCGAGCCTCGAGGCGGCGAAGAAAGCGGACCCGCTCCTGCCGGCAAGCTACCACAACCTCGCCACCTGCTACGCGGCTTCCGCAGAGTACCCGAAGGCGCTTGCCGAGCTCGCGGCGCTGCAGGCGAGGGTCCCCGGCAACCTCCAGGCGCTGCTCGGGCTCGCGTCGCTGAACGAGATCTCCGGCAAGGAGGCCGAGGCGCTTGCCTGGTACCAGAAGGCGTCCGAGACCGGCAAGATGGAGGGGTACCTCGCCCTGGCAGCCTACTACCAGAAGAAGAAAACCCCGGAGAAGGCGCTTGCCACGCTGGATGAGGCGATCAGGCGCGAACCGCGCTCCCCGGTGCCACTGGAGGCGAAGGGGCGCCTGCTCCTGGCGCAGGGTCAAGCACAGCAGGCGCTCAGGGTGTTCGACGACCTCTTTGCCCTCGACGAGGACCGTGGGGGCTTTCTAAGGGTTGCCGCCTACCTCGCCATGAAGCAGGGGGGGAAGGCCGTGGAGCAGGCCAGGGGGGTCATCGCGCGCCACCCCACATCGGTGCGGGGGTATCTCCTGCTGGCCAACGTCTACCAGGGAAGCGGCGACACAGCCGCGGCCCTCGCCCAGGCCTCGCGGGCCGTGCAGGTCGATCCCAAGAGCGTGGAGGCACGCATCCTCCTGGGCGAGCTTTACCGGGCGAAAAAGGATTACCCGGCGGCGCTCGCCTCCCTCCAGGGGGCGCTCAAGGTGCAGCCCGACTCCGCATCGGCACAGTTTGCCCTGGCGGCGCTTCTGGAGGGAACCGGCAAAAAGCGCGAGGCGGCAGCAAGGTACCGCGACATCGTCGACGTAAACCCCAGGTACGTCCCGGCGCTCAACAACCTGGCCTACCTGAGCGCCGACGGTTACGGCAGCAAGGAGGAGGCCCTGCGCTACGCCATCAGCGCCTACCGGCTGGAACCAGGCAACCCGAGCGTCACCGACACGGTGGGGTACGCCCTGTACCGTAACGGCCGCAGCCAGGACGCGGTGAAGGTCCTGGAGCGGGCGGTTGCCCTGCTCCCGAAGGACCCCACGGTGCGCTACCACCTGGGGCTCGCCTACCACCAGGCCGGAGACCGGGGACGCTCCCAGAAGGCGCTGCAGGACTCCCTCTCCCTGGGGGAATGCCCGGACAGCGCGGCAGCGAGGACCCTTTTGGCCCAGTTGAAGCGGTAGCGGCCGCCGGGGGCAACCGGCGCCGAGCGACTTGGGGAAGCCATGGATCTGCGAGTTGCTTTTTACATCTGCACCGATGCGGTGCTGGCCCTGGCCTCGCTGATCCTTGCCGCCGGGGTCCGCTTCGGGGAGTTCAGGCTGCACGAGGAGGAGATGGCTGCCGGGGTGAAGGCTGCCGTACTCTTCGTGGTGGTCGCGCTCTTCTCCTCCTACCTGATGGAGGTCTACACCCTCCCGAGGGACAGCCGCAAGCGCGACATCTTCGTGACCTGCGTCCAGGGAGGGTGCGCCGCCTTCTTCTTCCTCTCCGTGGTGTACTACCTCGCCCCGGAGCTGATGCTCGGGCGGGGGGTGCTCTTTTTCGCGCTCGGTTTTTTCGTGCTGCTGCAGTTTTCCTGGTACGCCCTTTCGGGTATCGGCGCCCGGAGGGTCCCCTTCTCCAAGCGGGTCCTCATCCTTGGCACCGGCGACCTCGCCTGCCAGCTCGGGGAGCTGCTCACCTCGCAGGCGGCCCCCTTCACCCTGGCCGGCTACCTCGAGTGCGAGGGGGGGGAACGGCCGCTCCAGACGGTGCACCAGCAGGAACTCTTCAGCTCCCGGATCGTTCCTATGCACGGGGACCTGCTGCAGACCGCGCGCGAGCACAAGGCCTCGGCCATCGTGGTGGCGCTCAGCGAGAGGCGGGGGGTGCTGCCGCTGCAGGAGATGATGCGCTGCAAGCTGAACGGGGTCGAGGTGCTGGACGCCCCGGCCTTCTACGAGATGGTCCAGGGAAAGCTCCTCCTGGAGGAGATGACCCCCTCCTTCATCATCTTCTCGAGCGGCTTTCACAGGACCGCCTTCGCCAAGGTGTACAAGCCGGCGATGGACATCGTGCTGTCGCTTGCCGGGCTCTGCCTGACGGCGCCCCTCTTCCCGTTCATCGCCCTGGCCATCAAGCTCGACTCGCCGGGGCCGCTGCTGTTCAAGCAGGTAAGGGTGGGGAGGGGGGAAGAGCCCTTCATCCTTTACAAGTTCCGCTCCATGCGCGCGGATGCCGAGCGGGAGGGAGCGGTGTGGGCGGCAAAAAACGACGCGCGCATCACCCGGGTGGGAACGTTCTTGAGGAACTCCCGGATCGACGAGCTCCCCCAGCTCTACAACGTGCTCAAGGGGGACATGAGCTTCATCGGCCCCCGCCCGGAGCGCCCCGAGTTCGTGGAGAACCTGAAGCTGAGCATCTACTACTACTCGAAGCGCCACACCATAAAGCCCGGGCTGACCGGCTGGGCCCAAGTGCGCTACCCCTACGGCGCCACGGTGCAGGACGCCATAGAGAAGCTGCGTTACGACCTTTACTACATCAAGCACCTCTCCTTCCTCCTGGACATGGAGATCCTCTTCGAGACGGTGAAGGTGGTCCTGTTCGGGCGGGGCAGGTAGGTTGACAAGGCGGCCGTCGTGCCGCATCGGGAGGAAACCATGAGGCTTTCTGCTTTGTTGCTGGCGCTACTTCTACTGCTCGCCCCCCTGGGCGTCCGTGCGGGGGATTACGTGATCGGGGAGGGGGACAGCCTGGACATCTCGGTCTGGGGAGTGAAGGAACTCAATTTCCCGGTCAAGGTCCGCCCCGACGGAAAGATCACCGTCCCCGGGTTGGGGGAGGTGGTGGCGAGCGGGGCCACTCCGAGCCAGCTGCAGACCCTTTTGGGGGGGCGCCTGAAGGAGCTGGTAAAAAACCCCATCGTCACCGTGACGGTGCGCGAGATCACCAACTCCAAGGTCTACGTCTTCGGTTCCGGCGTTAAGGCCGCGGTCTACGACCTGTCGCGGCGCACCACCGTTTTGCAGCTTCTGTGCACCCTGCCCGAGGTGAAGACGGCGGACCTGAGAAACGCCTACCTGTTGCGCGACGGCAAGAAGGTGAAGACCGACCTGCACCGCCTCTTCATCCAGGGGGACACGGCCCAGGACCTCCTCCTTGAGTCCAACGACGCGCTCTTCATACCGCTGCTGCAGGACCGGAGCATCTACGTCATGGGGGCGGTCAACGCACCCAAGGCGATCGAGTACCGGGAGGGTATGAAGGTGATGGAGGCGATCCTTGAGGCGGGAGGATTCACGAGGTTTGCGGACCAAAACGACGTGGTCGTGCGGAGAAAGGAGGGGGACAAGGCACAGGCCCTGGAAGTGAAGGCGAAGAGGCTCTTCAAGGACGGGGATCTGTCCCAGAACATCGAGCTGAAGGCCGGCGATTACGTGATGGTAAAGGAAGCCTTCTTCTAGCGGACAGGAGGTAAACCGTGCAGGAATCGGAATACAAAAAGTACCTGCAGCTCATCGCGAGGCGCAAGGAGTTTTTCGTGGTGGGCGCCCTCGTCATCATGACCGTGGTCTTCCTGGTGAGCTACCTCTTGCCCAGGAAGTACGAGTCCTCGAGCACCGTCTTCATCGAGAAGAACGTGATCAGCGACCTGGTGAAGGGGCTCACCGTGACCCCCTCGATGGACGACACCATCAACGTGCTGACCTACGCTATTACGAGCCGCACCCTGCTTACCAGGGTTGTCGACAGCCTGGACATGAACCTTGGCAAAAAGGGAAACGAGGAACTCATAAAGGACCTGCAGAAGAACCTGACCGTCAAGGTGAAGGAGAAGAATAACCTCTTCACCATCGCCTTCGTGCACAACGACCCGCGCATCGCGCGCGACCTGGTGAACACGCTGGTGAGGTTCTACATCGAGGAGAACACCTCGTTCAAGCGGGGGGAGTCCTACGACGCCACCAAGTTCCTCTCCGAGCAGATCCAGGCCTTCAACCAGAAACTGCAGAAGGCCGAGGGTGAGGTAAACGCCTACAAGCGGGCCAGCGGGGGGGTGATCGCCATCGACGAGGGGAAGCTCTTCGAGGAGATCAACGTGGCCCAGCAAAAGCTCTACGATCTGGAGCTCAGGCGGCGCCAGCTCGAGGGGATGCGGCAGGTGACCAGGACGGCCAACGATCCCATGCAGGCAAGGCTCGTCGCCCTGCAGAAGAAACTGGACGACCTGCGGGTGCAGTACACGGACAGTTACCCGGACGTGATCACGGTAAAGGGTGACATCGAGTCGGTGAAGGAGCAGATGAGGACGCGCCGCGCCAGCGAAGCCCAGCCTCTGGACCCGCAGGAGATCGCGAGGATTGACTCCGAGATCTCCGCCCTCAGGGTGACCGAGGACGGGCTCAGGCGCCACATCGCCAGCAACCGGGAGCTGCTGCAGAGGATCCCGGAGGCCAAGGCGGGGCTCGCCAAGCTCGAGGTTGAGCGGGAAAACCAGAAGAAGATCTACGACGAGCTCTATTCCCGGCACGGACAGTCCGAAGTCTCCAAGCAGATGGAGGTGCAGGACAAGTCGACTACTTTCCGCGTCGTTGACCCGGCCGTGCTCCCTACCCACCCCTCGAGCCCGAACCGCCTGGCCATCATGCTGCTCGGCATCGTGGGCGGCGCGGTGGGGAGCCTTTTCCTGCTGGTCCTCCTTGACCAGATCGACACCTCGGCAAAGGACGTGGAGTTTGCCAAGTCCCTGGGCGTCCCGCTCCTTGCGGTGGTACCCCGCATGCAGGTCCCCGAGGAGGTGGCCAGGGCCCGCCGCAAGAGCAAGGGGATCTTCGCCCTCGCCGCGGTCTACTTCCTGCTCCTGCTGGTCTTCCCGGCCATGGAGCTCATGGGGCTTCCCTACATGGACAAGGCCCTGGACCGGGTGAGCGCCGCGGTGTTCAGCCAGGGGAGCAAGGGGCTTGTGCACTGACGTGACCTACTAAGGCTTGAATAAAGCGGGGGTACTATGAGCAGAATCGAGATGGCAATGGAGAAGGCGGCGCGTCTGAGAGAGGAGGGGGGAGGGCAGCCTGGGCAGGAGCCCCCTCCGGCCGAGAGCGCGGGGACGGCTCCGCCGGTGGTACCGCCGGCACAGGCGCTCACTCCGCAGAACCCCTTTCTCGTCACCATCCACGAGCCGCACAGCCAGGCCGCGGAGGAGTACCGGAAGCTCAAAAGCGTGCTGGTGAAGCTCACCGACGGCACCCCCTTCAAAAACGCCCTCATGGTGACGAGCGCGGTCCCCGGGGAGGGGAAGTCCCTTACCGCGCTGAACCTCGCGGTGAGCCTCGCCCAGGGGCTCGACCACACGGTGCTCCTTGTGGACGCGGACCTGCGCCGCCCCTCCTTGCACCGCTACCTCGAGATCAAGCAAGGCAAAGGGCTTGCCGACATCCTCAAGGGGGAGGCGGCCATCGCGGAGACTATCGTCCAGACGGGCATCGGCAAGCTCGCGGTGATCCGCAGCGGTACCCCGGTGGAGAACCCGGTGGAGCTCTTCTCCTCGCAGAAGATGCGGGCCCTGGTGGACGAGCTCAAGAAGCGCTACCCGGACCGCTACCTGATCTTCGACACCCCGCCGGTGCTCCCCTTCGCTGAGAGCCGCGCGCTCTCCTCGATCGTGGACGGGGTCGTCTTCGTGGTGATGGAGCGCTTCGCCACCCAAGCCCAGATCAAGGAGGCCTTCGACCACCTGAAGGGGGGGGTGCTCGGCGTGGTCTACAACGCGGCGCAATCGGCACTTGAGGACGAGAGCTACGGCTACTCGAAGTATTACCAGGCGCAGCCTCAGCCCTAGTCGGGGGACGCAGAGACATGTACGAAGAGTTCTTCAGATTCAAGAGAAAGCCGTTCGAGCTGGTGCCGGACCCGGATTTCATCTACCTTTCCCGCTCGCACAAAAAGGCGATCACCTACCTCGACTATGGCATCCGGGAGCGGGCCGGCTTCCTCCTTTTGACCGGAGACGTGGGAAGCGGCAAGACCACGCTGATCCGCGACCTGATCGGGAAGAAATACGAGCGGGCCGTGCTCGCCAAGGTGTTCAACACGCGGGTCTCCGTCGAGCAGCTCTTGTGCATGATCAACGACGACTTCGGCCTGGAGGTGGCCGGAAAGGACAAGATCGCCCTGATCCGCGACCTGAACGACTTCCTGCTGGAACAGTACGCCGCGGGGAACTACCCGATCCTGATCATCGACGAGGCCCAGAACCTCGAGGCGGGCCTCCTGGAAGAGGTGCGCCTCCTCTCCAACCTGGAGAGCTCGCACAACAAGCTCCTGCAGATCATCCTGGTGGGGCAGCCCGAACTGCGCGACACCATGGCAAGCTCCGCCCTCATGCAGCTGCGCCAGAGGATCAGCGTGAGCTGCCATCTGCACGCCCTCTCCAGGGAGGAGACCGCGGCCTACATCGCCCACCGCATGGAGGTGGCAGGCAACCGCGAGGCGGCCAGCTTCGCCGGTGAGGCGCTCGAGCTCATCTATCGCTTCAGCCGCGGCATCCCCCGCCTGGTGAACATCATCTGCGACTTCCTGATGCTCGCGGCCTTTGCCGACGAGACTCGAGTCATCACCGCCGAGATGACCCGCGAGGTGGCGCAGGACCTCGATTTCGAGAGGACCTACTGGGGGGACGGTCCCCCGCACGCCTCTCCTGGGGAGGGTGGGAGGGCGCCTGGTCGAGAGGGGGGGGACGCGCTCGAGCGCATCGAGCGGCGCCTCGACGCCCTCGACGATGAGCTCTCCGTGCGGCTTCCCGGCGCCCTCAAGGGGGTCGAGGAGACCGTGCAGGCGATGCAGGCGGAGTTTTCCGGCCGGATCGGAAGGAACGACCGGCAGGTTGCCGAGCTCGGGGAGAAGGTCGAGACGGTTTCCTGCGCCATAGAGAGCCTGGTGCTTTCCGGGCCGAACCATCCCGCCGCGGCCAATTTCGCGCGGCGCCTGATGGACGGCATCGGCATGGGGGGGAAGAAATGAAAGGTACCTTCGTGAAGGGCTTCCTTGCCGCTGCGGTGCTCCCCTTTCTCGTCCCGGTCCCGGCCCGCAGCGCCGAGTTCCGCCTCACCCCCTCCCTCGTGGTCGGGGAGGAGTACAACGATAACCTGTTCCAGAGCGCGACCCGGCCGGTTACCGAATACGTGACGCGGCTCCAGCCGAACCTTGCACTGAACGCAAGCGGGGGAGGGTTCAAGACCGACCTCGCCTATGGGCTCGACTACCGCTACTTCGCCAGGAACAGCCGCGCCGACCAGTTCGACCACCGCGCCTCCATGACGGGGAGCTTCTCGTTTCTGGACGATTTCCTGCACCTGGACCTCAGTGACACCTACAGCCGCGTCTCCGCCAACGTGGCCCGCGACGTGACCGCCGAAAGCCTCGTGGCGAGCCAGACCCTGCAGAACAACGCCCTCGTCTCCCCCTACCTCACCTGGCACCTCCCCGGCAGCTCGACGCTCCTCACCGGCTACCGCTACCGTGACGTCCGCTACTGGGGGGGGAGCGGGGTGGACAAGACCGAGCACGACGGCTACACCACCTGGAGCCGCGAACTGAGCCAGGGACTCGTACTGAGCGCCCAGTACAGTTACGCGAGGATCAAGTCCGCCGTGAACAGCCTCGACCGGCACGAGGCGTACCTGGGGCTGCGCTACGACCGGGCCGCTGGGAGCTTCGTCTACGGCAACCTGGGTTACGATTGGCAGCGCTTCGACAACGGCAGAAGTACCGCAGATCCCTTCTGGGACATCGGCGCAAGCCGCGACTTCGGCTTTCTGGTCGCCGCCCTGGGCACCAAGGTGCAGTACGCCGAGGATCCGGAAACCATCTCCACAAGGAACGTGAACCACTACGCCACCTTGAGCCGTAACTTCACCCGCGGCCTTGCGAGCTTCACTGCCTCGTACTCGAAGTACGACAAGCAGGCGCTGCCCGGGCGCGACGTGCAGAAGAAGGCCTTTTTCGGGCTTAACGGGCGCTACGACCTGCGCCCGGACCTGGGGTTAACCCTGAACCTCTCCGGGGACCACCTGACCCGCTCCCTGGGGGGCGACTTTCCCTATCACCTTTACGGCAACGTCGGGCTCGACTACACCCTGAGCCCCCACGTGGTGCTCGCGGCCAACTACAGCTACATAAGCTACCGAAACGACCTGGCGAGCGCGGCGGGCGGGACCAACGTGAACCGCGCCATCGTGGAGATGAGGCTCACCAGGTGAGTATGCTGAACGCCCTCACGGTGGACGTGGAGGACTACTTCCAGGTTTCCGCCTTCGAGCGCTACGTGGACCGTGACAGGTGGGACGACTATCCCCTGAGGGTGGAGGCGAACACGGATCGGGTGCTCGACCTCTTCGACACCTTCGGCGTCAGGGGTACCTTCTTCGTCCTCGGCTGGGTGGCCAGGCGCCGACCGGCGCTGGTGCGCGAGATCCGGGACCGGGGGCACGAGATCGCCTGCCACGGCTACGGGCACCAACTGGTCTACCGCCTGGGGAAGGAGAAGTTCCGCGAGGACGTGCGGGAGGCGAAGGCCCTTTTGGAGGACGTTACCGGCCACCGGGTGTTCGGCTACCGGGCCCCCAGCTATTCGATCACGAGGCAGTCGCTCTGGGCCCTGGACGTCCTCGTCGAGGAGGGGTTCGAGTTCGACTCGAGCGTCTTCCCGGTCTACCACGACATCTACGGCCTCCCCGGCGCGCCGCGCTTTCCGCACCTCATCACGCGCTCCGGCGGGGTGATCAGGGAGTTCCCGCTCAGCACCTACCCGCTCAGCCTGGCGGGGCGGCAGTTCCTGCTGCCGGTGGCGGGCGGGGGGTACCTGAGGCTCTTCCCCGCCTCCTTCCTCGGGCGCTGCATCAGGGAGATCAACGGCAGGGAAGGGGAGCCCGCGGTGCTCTACTTTCACCCCTGGGAGACCGACCCGGGGCAGCCCCACATCCAGGCCGGGCTCAGGTCACGCTTTCGGCACTACCTGAACCTGGAGAAGACCGAGGGAAAGCTGAGGGAGCTGCTCTCAGGCATCCGCTTCGGCACCATGAGTGAGGTCTTCGCGGCGCTTAACGGGGAGGGGAAGGGGCTTCCCGCCGCCCCCGACGGGGTGTACTCGTGAGCGGGCTCTTTATCGAGCGGTACGAGGGGGACGGGCAGGAGTGGGACAGCTACGTCGCCTCCCACCCTGGCGCGACCAGCTACCACCGCTACTTCTGGAGGAGGGTGGTGGAGGAGAGCTTCGGGCACCGGGGCTTTTACCTCTTGGCCCGCTCCGGGCGCCGCAGCGTGGGGGTGCTCCCGCTCATCCACATGAAAAGCAGGCTCTTTGGCAACTTCCTGGTCTCGGTTCCCTTCTTTAACTACGGCGGGGTGCTCTCAAGCGGCGCCGCCGCGACTGAGGCCCTTTTGAAGGAGGGGGAGAGGGTCATGGCCGCCTGTGGCGCGTCCCATCTGGAGCTTCGCCACCTGG
Protein-coding sequences here:
- the prsT gene encoding XrtA/PEP-CTERM system TPR-repeat protein PrsT — protein: MRLLPLLLIVLLTCAACGSKTKETLYDEGMKQLEANPGAAVVYFKNALEKDANFFEARFQLGRAYAALGKTEQAEKEFTKVLTQNPSRDEAVLELARLASRTGKGERATELARQYLSRHPDSSEGLEVAGEACAVSKNYDGALSYLTRALSADPRRGSARLALAAAHFSMGRREEAGKELNRLLSAEPGNIKALYLQANLELSAGHRDPALAVYERIVKQDPNQIPARFRLGGLWLERGEAGKADSAADQLIKDFPTRGDGYLLKGMVGYYRKNYADAITQLQQSIKLAPTLEAYHFLGLCYYSKGELETALSQFRVILDRMPDSSRARLMAAQILLVQKRTDDAIAEVKKVLSTDDGNATAHNLLGSAYVLQGEFAEGMRELDRATRLDPRQASAHLRKGALYFSRGKEAEGESELLSAVKAAPDALTGRLILASHYRGQGKNEKAVALLKAGLTGGRGDAPLYNALAALQLSAGKKGEAVASLEAAKKADPLLPASYHNLATCYAASAEYPKALAELAALQARVPGNLQALLGLASLNEISGKEAEALAWYQKASETGKMEGYLALAAYYQKKKTPEKALATLDEAIRREPRSPVPLEAKGRLLLAQGQAQQALRVFDDLFALDEDRGGFLRVAAYLAMKQGGKAVEQARGVIARHPTSVRGYLLLANVYQGSGDTAAALAQASRAVQVDPKSVEARILLGELYRAKKDYPAALASLQGALKVQPDSASAQFALAALLEGTGKKREAAARYRDIVDVNPRYVPALNNLAYLSADGYGSKEEALRYAISAYRLEPGNPSVTDTVGYALYRNGRSQDAVKVLERAVALLPKDPTVRYHLGLAYHQAGDRGRSQKALQDSLSLGECPDSAAARTLLAQLKR
- a CDS encoding TIGR03013 family XrtA/PEP-CTERM system glycosyltransferase, which encodes MDLRVAFYICTDAVLALASLILAAGVRFGEFRLHEEEMAAGVKAAVLFVVVALFSSYLMEVYTLPRDSRKRDIFVTCVQGGCAAFFFLSVVYYLAPELMLGRGVLFFALGFFVLLQFSWYALSGIGARRVPFSKRVLILGTGDLACQLGELLTSQAAPFTLAGYLECEGGERPLQTVHQQELFSSRIVPMHGDLLQTAREHKASAIVVALSERRGVLPLQEMMRCKLNGVEVLDAPAFYEMVQGKLLLEEMTPSFIIFSSGFHRTAFAKVYKPAMDIVLSLAGLCLTAPLFPFIALAIKLDSPGPLLFKQVRVGRGEEPFILYKFRSMRADAEREGAVWAAKNDARITRVGTFLRNSRIDELPQLYNVLKGDMSFIGPRPERPEFVENLKLSIYYYSKRHTIKPGLTGWAQVRYPYGATVQDAIEKLRYDLYYIKHLSFLLDMEILFETVKVVLFGRGR
- a CDS encoding polysaccharide biosynthesis/export family protein; this encodes MRLSALLLALLLLLAPLGVRAGDYVIGEGDSLDISVWGVKELNFPVKVRPDGKITVPGLGEVVASGATPSQLQTLLGGRLKELVKNPIVTVTVREITNSKVYVFGSGVKAAVYDLSRRTTVLQLLCTLPEVKTADLRNAYLLRDGKKVKTDLHRLFIQGDTAQDLLLESNDALFIPLLQDRSIYVMGAVNAPKAIEYREGMKVMEAILEAGGFTRFADQNDVVVRRKEGDKAQALEVKAKRLFKDGDLSQNIELKAGDYVMVKEAFF
- a CDS encoding XrtA system polysaccharide chain length determinant produces the protein MQESEYKKYLQLIARRKEFFVVGALVIMTVVFLVSYLLPRKYESSSTVFIEKNVISDLVKGLTVTPSMDDTINVLTYAITSRTLLTRVVDSLDMNLGKKGNEELIKDLQKNLTVKVKEKNNLFTIAFVHNDPRIARDLVNTLVRFYIEENTSFKRGESYDATKFLSEQIQAFNQKLQKAEGEVNAYKRASGGVIAIDEGKLFEEINVAQQKLYDLELRRRQLEGMRQVTRTANDPMQARLVALQKKLDDLRVQYTDSYPDVITVKGDIESVKEQMRTRRASEAQPLDPQEIARIDSEISALRVTEDGLRRHIASNRELLQRIPEAKAGLAKLEVERENQKKIYDELYSRHGQSEVSKQMEVQDKSTTFRVVDPAVLPTHPSSPNRLAIMLLGIVGGAVGSLFLLVLLDQIDTSAKDVEFAKSLGVPLLAVVPRMQVPEEVARARRKSKGIFALAAVYFLLLLVFPAMELMGLPYMDKALDRVSAAVFSQGSKGLVH
- a CDS encoding XrtA-associated tyrosine autokinase, which produces MSRIEMAMEKAARLREEGGGQPGQEPPPAESAGTAPPVVPPAQALTPQNPFLVTIHEPHSQAAEEYRKLKSVLVKLTDGTPFKNALMVTSAVPGEGKSLTALNLAVSLAQGLDHTVLLVDADLRRPSLHRYLEIKQGKGLADILKGEAAIAETIVQTGIGKLAVIRSGTPVENPVELFSSQKMRALVDELKKRYPDRYLIFDTPPVLPFAESRALSSIVDGVVFVVMERFATQAQIKEAFDHLKGGVLGVVYNAAQSALEDESYGYSKYYQAQPQP
- a CDS encoding XrtA/PEP-CTERM system-associated ATPase, which encodes MYEEFFRFKRKPFELVPDPDFIYLSRSHKKAITYLDYGIRERAGFLLLTGDVGSGKTTLIRDLIGKKYERAVLAKVFNTRVSVEQLLCMINDDFGLEVAGKDKIALIRDLNDFLLEQYAAGNYPILIIDEAQNLEAGLLEEVRLLSNLESSHNKLLQIILVGQPELRDTMASSALMQLRQRISVSCHLHALSREETAAYIAHRMEVAGNREAASFAGEALELIYRFSRGIPRLVNIICDFLMLAAFADETRVITAEMTREVAQDLDFERTYWGDGPPHASPGEGGRAPGREGGDALERIERRLDALDDELSVRLPGALKGVEETVQAMQAEFSGRIGRNDRQVAELGEKVETVSCAIESLVLSGPNHPAAANFARRLMDGIGMGGKK
- a CDS encoding TIGR03016 family PEP-CTERM system-associated outer membrane protein gives rise to the protein MKGTFVKGFLAAAVLPFLVPVPARSAEFRLTPSLVVGEEYNDNLFQSATRPVTEYVTRLQPNLALNASGGGFKTDLAYGLDYRYFARNSRADQFDHRASMTGSFSFLDDFLHLDLSDTYSRVSANVARDVTAESLVASQTLQNNALVSPYLTWHLPGSSTLLTGYRYRDVRYWGGSGVDKTEHDGYTTWSRELSQGLVLSAQYSYARIKSAVNSLDRHEAYLGLRYDRAAGSFVYGNLGYDWQRFDNGRSTADPFWDIGASRDFGFLVAALGTKVQYAEDPETISTRNVNHYATLSRNFTRGLASFTASYSKYDKQALPGRDVQKKAFFGLNGRYDLRPDLGLTLNLSGDHLTRSLGGDFPYHLYGNVGLDYTLSPHVVLAANYSYISYRNDLASAAGGTNVNRAIVEMRLTR
- a CDS encoding XrtA system polysaccharide deacetylase, with product MLNALTVDVEDYFQVSAFERYVDRDRWDDYPLRVEANTDRVLDLFDTFGVRGTFFVLGWVARRRPALVREIRDRGHEIACHGYGHQLVYRLGKEKFREDVREAKALLEDVTGHRVFGYRAPSYSITRQSLWALDVLVEEGFEFDSSVFPVYHDIYGLPGAPRFPHLITRSGGVIREFPLSTYPLSLAGRQFLLPVAGGGYLRLFPASFLGRCIREINGREGEPAVLYFHPWETDPGQPHIQAGLRSRFRHYLNLEKTEGKLRELLSGIRFGTMSEVFAALNGEGKGLPAAPDGVYS